A segment of the Mercurialis annua linkage group LG4, ddMerAnnu1.2, whole genome shotgun sequence genome:
TACTGCAAGCGTGTGAATATTCAGCCTATTGATGACACAATTGAAGGGGTTTCGGGGAATCTGTTTGATGTGTATCTGAAACCTTATTTTCTTGAAACGTTTCGTCCCATCAGGACAGGTGATTTGTTTCTTGTACGAGGTGGGATGAGAAGTGTTGAGTTTAAGGTTATGGCCACTGATCCTGATGAGTACTGTGTGGTTGCGCCGGATACGGAGATTTTCTACGACGAAGAGGGGGTGAGTAGGGAAGAGGGAGACAGATTGGATGAGATTGGGTATGATGATGTTGGTGGCGTCAGGAAACAGATGGCTCAGATTAGGGAAGCGGTGGAGCTTCCGTTGAGGCATCCGAAGCTTTTCAAGACGATTGGAGTGAAGCCGCCGAAGGGAATTCTGCTCTATGGGCCTCCTGGAACGGGAAAGACGTTGATTGCGCGCGCCATCGCGAACGAAACGGGTGCTTTTTTCTTCTGTATTAATGGACCTGAGATTATGTCGAAAATGGCTGGGGAAAGTGAAAGTAATCTCAGGAAAGCTTTTGAGGAAGCAGAGAAGAATGCGCCTTCCattatttttattgatgaaATCGACTCCATTGCGCCTAAAAGAGACAAAACGAACGGAGAAGTTGAAAGGAGAATAGTCTCGCAGCTTTTAACGCTCATGGACGGACTTAAATCTCGCGCACATGTTATTGTCATAGGAGCAACAAATCGTCCCAACAGTATTGATCCAGCTCTGAGGAGATTCGGGAGATTCGACAGGGAAATCGATATTGGTGTTCCTGATGAAGTTGGCCGTCTCGAGGTTCTTAGAATCCATACTAAGAACATGAAGCTTACCGAGGATGTCGATTTGGAAAAAACTGCGAAGAACACACATGGTTATGTTGGTGCTGATTTAGCAGCGCTTTGCACGGAGGCTGCACTTCAGTGTATCAGAGAAAAAATGGATGTGATTGACTTAGAAGACGAATCCATAGATGCTGAGATACTTAACTCCATGGCGGTCACTAACGAACACTTCGACACTGCTCTAGGGATCAGTAACCCATCGGCTTTGCGCGAAACGGTTGTTGAAGTGCCTAATGTAAGCTGGGAAGATGTTGGTGGGCTCGAAACTGTGAAGCGCGAGCTTCAAGAGACAGTTCAATATCCGGTGGAGCATCCTGAGAAATTTGAGAAATTTGGCATGTCGCCATCGAAAGGTGTTCTGTTCTACGGTCCGCCTGGTTGTGGTAAAACTCTTCTAGCCAAAGCTATTGCGAATGAATGCCAGGCTAA
Coding sequences within it:
- the LOC126677727 gene encoding cell division cycle protein 48 homolog, which encodes MSNQAGSSDSTATKRDYSTAILERKKSPNRLVVDESINDDNSIISLHPHTMDTLQFFLGDTILIKGKKRKDAICIAHADESCEGSKIRMNKVVRSNLRVRLGDVVSVHQSPDVKYCKRVNIQPIDDTIEGVSGNLFDVYLKPYFLETFRPIRTGDLFLVRGGMRSVEFKVMATDPDEYCVVAPDTEIFYDEEGVSREEGDRLDEIGYDDVGGVRKQMAQIREAVELPLRHPKLFKTIGVKPPKGILLYGPPGTGKTLIARAIANETGAFFFCINGPEIMSKMAGESESNLRKAFEEAEKNAPSIIFIDEIDSIAPKRDKTNGEVERRIVSQLLTLMDGLKSRAHVIVIGATNRPNSIDPALRRFGRFDREIDIGVPDEVGRLEVLRIHTKNMKLTEDVDLEKTAKNTHGYVGADLAALCTEAALQCIREKMDVIDLEDESIDAEILNSMAVTNEHFDTALGISNPSALRETVVEVPNVSWEDVGGLETVKRELQETVQYPVEHPEKFEKFGMSPSKGVLFYGPPGCGKTLLAKAIANECQANFISIKGPELLTMWFGESEANVREIFDKARQSAPCVLFFDELDSIATQRGSSGGDAGGAGDRVLNQLLTEMDGMSAKKTVFIIGATNRPDIIDSALLRPGRLDQLIYIPLPDEDSRHQILKACLRKSPVAKDVDLRLLAKYTQGFSGADLTEICQRACKYAIRENIEKDIERERKRRDNPDAMEEDMDEDDEVAEINASHFEESMKYARRSVSDADIRKYQGFSQTLHQSRGVGSEFRFSETNGSAAGTDLFANSAAGADDDDLYN